In the Deltaproteobacteria bacterium genome, GACTTGTCCACACCCAGTTCCCCGAGTATGGACACGGCTTTCTTTATGAGCTGGCGAGCGCCTTCCCGCTCGCACTTCAACCATTCATCGAGCGCAACATACTTGGGTTGGCAATTATCCACGACGTCCAGGTCGTAAAACATCACCGGCACCTCGCTCATCACGTTCATCAGGACGATTTCGACGCCGCCATGAGAGCACATACCAGCAACGTAACGAACCGCCTCGAACGCCTGTTCCGATCCGTCCACACCGACAAGAATTCTTTTTTGCCCGTTGCCCATGGAGTTTCATCCTTCTTATTGTTGAGCGAAGTGTTACCTCTCTTTTCGCTTACCTAGCCGGCGCCCGTTTGGTATTTTCATATGTAATCCGGTAAACAGCCCCGGCGCGGTCGTCCGACACCAGTAAAGCGCCGTCCGGCATGACTAGAACATCCACGGGGCGTCCCCATGCAAACTTACCCTGAAGCCATCCCTCGGCAAAAACCTTATAGTCTACGGCGCGGTCGC is a window encoding:
- a CDS encoding universal stress protein, translated to MGNGQKRILVGVDGSEQAFEAVRYVAGMCSHGGVEIVLMNVMSEVPVMFYDLDVVDNCQPKYVALDEWLKCEREGARQLIKKAVSILGELGVDKS